From Medicago truncatula cultivar Jemalong A17 chromosome 7, MtrunA17r5.0-ANR, whole genome shotgun sequence, a single genomic window includes:
- the LOC25498617 gene encoding uncharacterized protein, with protein sequence MLGRKIMARILVFVFSFIVLLSQFLVVINGSIPCETTADCPVAVPPEYYKCMYKITYLTFRELSSVDKDNALCIQGPRFEPWIPLKKHHIFEHMIAFPVLQMLIVHQRFYP encoded by the exons ATGCTAGGGAGAAAAATAATGGCTCGAATACtggtgtttgttttttctttcatcgTATTGCTTTCTCAATTTCTTGTTGTAATCAATGGCT CAATTCCCTGCGAGACTACCGCAGATTGTCCTGTGGCAGTTCCACCTGAATATTATAAGTGTATGTATAAG ATCACATATTTGACgttccgtgagcttagctcagttgataaggacaatgcattatgTATTCAAGGCCCGAGATTCGAACCCTGGATACCACTAAAAAAACATCACATATTTGAGCATATG ATCGCATTCCCTGTGCTACAGATGCTGATTGTCCACCAAAGATTTTACCCATAA